In the Drosophila teissieri strain GT53w chromosome 3R, Prin_Dtei_1.1, whole genome shotgun sequence genome, ATTTTGGCCAATGGCTCGACAGCCGATGACTTCTCGGAGCCGGTCAGATGCTGTTTGTCCTTCTCCCTTTCCTTCAGCTTATCTTTGTCACGCTCCTTGTCTTTGTCCTTGTCCCGATCGTTGCGCTCCCTTTCCTTGTCCTTGCTTTTGTCCTTCTTCTTGTGCTTGTGCGATTTCTTGGTGTCTGTCGCATTTCCATTGCTTGTGGTCTTATCACCCTTGGAGTCTGCCCCCTTCTCGGAATGCTTGCCCGTGGCCTCCTCTTTTTGCTTGCCACTGCTAGAGACcatactgctgctgctattgctgccaaccgatgtgggcgtggccttaCCGGTACTGGCCACCTGGgattgctgctgcaggtgggCAGATTGAAGATTTCCGGCGGCCGGACTGTCGGACTGGCCAGAACGCTCTTCTTTGGGCATTCGCTTGTCTTTGCTCTCATCGCGCTGCTTATCGCGATCGCGCTCCTTGTCCTTAtcctttttctcctttttggATTTCTTGCTGGAGCTCCGCTCCTTGTCCTTGGACTCGGACTTGACGGACTTGTGCTCGTCGCGCTCTTTGGAACGGGAAGCAGGTGCTGCCGCACCGACGCTTAAATCATTTGCCGTCTTCTTGGGACTGGGCGCACCCATTTCGTTTGGCTTTCCAGGCTTTGGGCTAGCTGTGTGTTTAACCAATCCTCCAGCTGTGCCCACAGAAGTACTCACCGTTAGGGCGCTGGCAGAAGGGGTGTTGCCTGAGCTTTGCTCGCGTTCACGCTCCTTGTCCCGTGATTTATCCTTTTTGGACTTCTCCTTATCCCGTTCGTGCTTGCCATCGCCGGACTTGCTGGACTTTCGGTCTTTGTCGCGACCATGCCGATCCTTCTTGTCCTTTTCCCGCGGCTTGTctccaccgctggatttatCCCGATCCTTGCTCGCCTTCTCCCTGCCCTCGTGAAAGCCACCCTTGCCACCGACGCCTGCGGTTTTAGCCTCTGGAGAGTGCTTGGAAACAGGGACCTGGGCCATGTTGTTGGCCATTACGGTGGTCTTGGTGATGGGCGGACCGAAGAGGGCAGAGAAGGCGTTGCTCTTTCCGGGATCCTCGCTGCGCGACTTGTGTTTCTTGCCGGTATTCGAATCCACGTTCATGGAGATTGTACCAGGTACGCCTTTGGCTTTGACACCAGCCATCTCATTACTGTGCGACGTCTCACCGCTGCCAACGCTGGGCGAAAGCGTTCGGGCGAGACTACCGGCACCGATGTTAGCTCCAAACACTGGCACTCCACCGCCTCGCATAAGTTTCGTGCGAAACTCCTCCGACGGGGCTTCAAAAATATGCGTCTTTACTTCTACGTGGTGCTGCGGTGGACCCGTGGACTGCAGTACCAGGTCGTACTGCATTGTTTACCAGTACGACCTGGACTGCAGTACCAGGTCGTACTGGTAAACAATGCGCTTGGGTTCGTCGCGGTTGCGAAAGTAAATCTCAACAGGCAGTAGGAAGCCAGCGTAGCCGGACTCATGAATGGCATACGGCGGTTCCTTGACCACTGCAAATGAACAATTCGCGTAAAAGAATTAATCCAACTGTATTACGGCTTCATAGCATCGCAGCGTTTACCTCGTTTAGGTTTGGGAAAGGATTCGTGCAGCAGAAAGACCACTTTCTCCACAAAGGCACTGATGTCCGCCTTGTTTACACCCTGGACATAGATCTCCCAGTCGTGCGTAAAGGCCTGCGGATGCGGTGTCTTCTTGCTGCGCAGCTTCGACGTATGGCCAATTTCGAATTGCACCTTGACCGCCATGCCTGTGGGTAGGGCATCAAGTTCCAGTGATTGCCTGCAATTAAGTGCTCAATTAAGATACTATGTACTATTAGCGCgccaaaaacaatgcaacTTGGCTGTCTAGCTCCTAAGTTGTTTgcaatgtaaacaaataaCTGCCGCTTATGTGGCACGGCCCAATGGATTATTAAACGAGGTGTTTGCCAATTATGGTGCTCCTTGCTTTGCCTCCTCAGAGTGCATGCGTGATTTCCAATGCGACTCCGGCCGCAGGTCACGTCTTCCAAGTGTACGCCCGGCTTCGGAAACCTTCCACCTGGCATCAAGGTCCTCCCACTGGCTGGCACCACTCCAAAATGCTCCGAATGCAGACGTTTTTTGTTATGATTCCCCTTGCGAgcaatttgttattgtttgagTGCGAATGTGTGCCACAATGTGGACTTTTCATGTTGCAAGCTTTCGCCGTGTTCGTGTTTTTCCCTTGCCGCATGCCCTGAAAGCGCCACTTTCTACTTACTATCGCGCCGTGCGGCATTCGCATGGAGGTGCGCACAATTTTCAGAAAAACCGCAAAAGCTTAGAGCCAGAATCGGAGGAAATTTtggaaaaacacacagaaaataaaatccaaaatgtTGAAGTGTGACCGAAGTTCGGGGGACCGAAAATGCGCAAGAGTTTGGTAAAATATACTAAAATATATCGCTAAGTGTTTCGTTAATACGTTAGATAGGGTGATTCGTGCAAATAGTTTCCAATTTGCACCGTTTAAGTTTACCGTTCTTCTGATTTTTAGCTCGCCGCCTTTTTAAACAGATTGGAGCTTTATTAGGTCGTAGGTCTTTTATTTATGGGTATTATGCAAGGCTCAAACAGTTCGTTAGTAGAAAAAGTATAGTTTTTTGCCACAAGGTCCTTGGGGCCCATTTCCGCACGGAACTGGCGATGGGGCCGACGAAGCTGTAGTAGAAGTACTAGATAAGGCTTCCGTAGTGGTTGTCGTGCCAGTGGACGCTGCAGCAAATCCAACAATGGTGCACAGGAGGAAAAGGATAGCGATGAACTTCATCTTGATTACTCTGTTGTGACAGTGATAGTTCTCTGGGGGCATTGCCcaattttatacttttaatttttggacCTGCAAATATTGACACAAATGCTTTAGTTCAATTTACGTACCAAATCTCAAGAAGAAAGAGACAAATCCACAAGCACTGCGTGTAGAACATGTGTTTTCTGTTTGGTTTTTCGTAATTTTATTATGCTACATTTTTTCAGCACCACACGTGGGTTCAGCAAGATcatttgtatgcaaaatattatatatgtttacatatacaatacaaatatacatgTAACTTACAGCTTGACATGGTCTTAAAACCATTATTAAATCCGTTAAATAACAGGAAATATTTGCAAGTGTTCCCTTACTTCTTCAATTAAAGATTTTTTAAGGAGAATACCATTTTGCACATTAATATTTACTTATCATTCCTGAATTTCTTGAATTCTTCTTCAGGAACCCGCATAAACACAAATAGTTCGCAAAAGCTTCAGGGATCCGGAGCCGGAACCAGTTCCACCGTCTTCTTGGTTCGCCGCGGAACCAGCGACAGCACTTAAAAGAACACTtggggaaaaacaataaaaatatttcgcaaAAGTTATGGCGAGCGCTGGATAAGTCACCTGAAAGTGAATCCATCGGAGCGACTGCCTTGGAGCCACAGCCCACACATGATGACGACCGACTTCGCGGGCAGCCAGTTCGTGTCCAGCAATCCCAACGCCAGCTGCAGTGCATCCCGCTGGCTAACGGAGGAGGTATTTGCACGGAGaagcattttgaaaaatatttcattggcatttttCTGTTATAAGGTCTTTAAGCTAATCGAAATTGTGCAGCGCGACGAGGCCATCTACAATCCGCGGCATAAGTATTACTTTTGCCGGCCGTACGTGGAGAACTTTTGGCGTGAGGTGGATTTGAAGCTGGAAAAGAATCCGGGCGCCAGCCTGGCCAAGTGGACCAATCTGCGCATCTCGTTCCGGCGGGAGTACACCAACTATCTGGAGGAGAAGGTGCCGCCCTGCTGGTCTTATTTCGACCGCATGTTCTTTCTGCATCCGTATCTACGCAAGAAGCACCAGCAGCCCAAGTCGCTGGACACACAGGTGCAGGACGCCCTGGCGCACCTCTCTAACCTTTCAAGTCGTATGCAGCGCGAGCGTTCAGTGACCATTCCGGGCAGCAGCAGTATTGGTGGCCAGCCCACGCCCTCCGCCCACCAGTCGCCACCAGCCCAGCAGCTGGACAACTATCTGGACTACTTTGACGAGGCAGAGCATAACAACTCCGAACTGGATGACATcatggaggaggagcagcagcgcaaCATCCGTTTCCACAGCCAATTGGACGGCAACGACATCAAGTCAGAGTGCGAAGAGCCGGCGGATGACTACGAACAAGAGGCGCACGAGCCAGAGGACGATGAACAGGAAGACCCAGACCTACACAAGATGGCGCCCACATCAAGTTCTTCATCGGCAGAGGCCCAGCGTCGTTATGCCAACCAGCACTCACACGCCAGTCGAATGCACTCGGGTCGCCTGCAAATGCGCTCTTACCACGACGAGATGCGTGGCGCTATTCGTCCACGTTCCCAGGAACTGCAAGCTCCCACTGCAGCAGTGGCCGGAGTGAACTACTCCGCGCAACCGATTGCCCAtccaaatatttcctttgtGCGACCCACTTTCAGCAAGCCCGTGGATCTGGTCAGCACAACAACGCACGCCGGAGGAGCAGGCGTTCCAGGAACTACTGGCTTAACCGAAGCGGAGCTGCCCGCACCATCCACCGCGGCAGTGTCCACCCCGATGGCGCCCAGTAGTAGTGTTAGTgccagcagtagcagtagctaCTTGAGTCAACGGCACGGGCACAGCCACGTGCATGGAGGACATCCACAGGTGCCCCCGTCTGCGCTTCCTGTGCGTCTGGAAGCCAACAACCCGTCGAGCGGATCCGTGTCCAACGGCGGTGCGGAGCTGTGCGACTGCAAGACCGACCCGGATGCCATGTTTCTGATGAGCCTGCTGCCCGACATCCAAAAGCTGAACGGGCGTGATCGCGGCAAGATAAAGATAGCCTTCCAGAACATTCTGCAGGACTACCTTTATCCGGACTAGCGTTGATCTCTGTGTATAACCTTCGCTTATAGCAAACGGAACCCAGTTCCAGTatcgattttgtttaatatccTTGTTTGTATTTTCGTTGGAGAAATCCCTTAAAGCTTTGCTGTGCAAGAACAAAGTATCCTTAAAACGTTTTGAAAACTATCCGGTATGTTTAttaattgtataaatatttataaatatttaatgtgtaACACAAGAATAAATTCATTCGAAATTACGCGATATATGGCTAGGTAACTGGAGGTATCACATGAGGATCGTATTGGATTGCATCCCATCGCATCCTCACTCGAAGAGCTTCAGCTCGCGGGTGATCTTCTTGATCTTGTTGTCCAGCGTCTTGTCCTCGTGCTCGCAGATGTAGTAGTGCCGCGATGTGCACTCCTGTCCGTAGTACACATAGCTGTGCTTCCCGGCATTGTAGCTCAGCCGTAGGCAGCGACCCTTACCCTCTATTTGGACGGTATTGTTTAGCACATCCTCGCCGGCCGCTTGCTCCTCTGCCGCCTGCTCCGAACTGTCCACCAGATTGGCGGCGGTGGCGTTCTCCCCCTTCTGGGCCATCGCAATGGATGTGAGATTCATGTTCGGATTCACTGGCTTGGCCGAGTTGGACCAGATCCAGAGGAGGCCGGGGTTGAGGCCGCCCAGCCAGTAATCGCGACCACGATGTGCCGGCTGGTTCAGCAGATAGGCCATGATCTCCTCGTTCTCCGAGACCCTCTCGAACTCGGCCAGGTGGGAGTTTAGACCCTTGCAGGCGGAGTTGGCCGTCTTCCAGTTCAcctgctgctggctgttgATGTAGTAGCAGTTGTCGCTGATGCGGGTGAAGTTCGCTGGACAGGGATCCTTCACCTCCTTCTGATTGTTCCCGGCCATCAGGTAGTAGATCAGCTGCTCCGAACGCCGCACGCGACTCTCAAGGTAATCTATGGTTTGGTTGGGTGGGGTTTTAACTTGTCCAAGAATTCCTGAGTATGACTTCAAACTTACCCACTCGATACACCAACTTTTCAATGGCTCCCAAGAGATAAAGATCATTTTCAGAGACAGCTCGGAAAGTGGTCGGCTGACCGCCCACaagatgttgctgttgcgggtGTTGCTGCGGTATCtgttgcacctgctgctgctgcagaggCACCGGGCGCACATGCTGCTGGGTGGGATTAACACCACCAGTACCGCtgccgccactgccaccgATGCCAAAGAGTTGCTGCAGGAAACCCggttgctgccgttgctgcaactgttgctgctgatgctgctgttgctgttgctgctgcatctgttggtgttgctggtgcaaCATCTGATTGGTCATGGGTCGGAATTGGGGATTCACAATGGGACTCTGACTCTCGACGGGCTTTCGAAGATGCGGCTCCAGTTCCACCGCCTCGCCGATCCTCCTGGTGATGAAGATGTTGTTGCCCGGTCGCTTGTAGGCGGACGAGTGATAGCTGAGCGGTCCACTGACGCCCATATCCCCGCCCATATAAGGTAGATCTTTGGACTTTCGCTGGCtgccactgctactgctgccTTGGCTATAAAACGCGTGGGAAGATTTGGATGAATGGTGCTGCCCTAGTCTAGCCTCCTGAAACCCACCTCAAGACGTAATCTTCGAGAAACTGCGACCAAACTGGAGATGGATCGTCCACGTCCGTGACGGCGAGTGATTCATTGGCGTATTTTTGCCTAGTTTCTCCATCGCTGCCATTGCATAAGAGTGCAATACCTAAGGCCAGATAAACAAGGGCCGTAAGCCGGAGTTGTTGACCAGCCGGCGGCATGGTGACACGTAATGTTTACGGATGGGTATATTGCCCCCGCCTCGCCAACCACTTGGCGATTCAAGTCGCGTGGTGTAGGTGAACACTTTCGATTTCGTTGCGTTTTCCGTGCGGTTTTTGCCGCGTCCGCTTTTCAAAGACGACCGTTCGCTTGGGTCGAGCTGTAAACCACGACTGAAGCTCCGAGCTCTGAGCTTGACTTTGGGCCCGGTCCACTCCGCTCGCTGGGTTCCTCCGTTCCTCTCTCCGCTCCTCCCTCCGCACAATTCCAACACCAATGGCAATGGCCCAGACCAGTCCGCAGACCGAAGacccattgttgttgctgccggcCGCCGAGAAATGCAAAATTTCACTTTCTCCTTCGCTTGGCTGTGTAAATGTAAGTCATTGGGCTTTTCATCGCCATCACCGCTCCACACGCCGCTTTTGTGGCCCGACCCACTGTTTGCACTCCATCCAAATTGGCCCAGACTTAGGTAATTGCCGCGGCTGTCAATTGAAGCGAAAACTGCTGGCTTAAACTCTAATGAAATGGAGTTGGGTGTGCTGGATGCGCCATGTTCATTTGGGTATTCTCCGATTTGTGAGAAATGACTTTCTGAATTCAGTTAACTAAGAAAGTATTGTGAGTAATTTTCTAGTTCAATCGCATACAATCATTTGTATTTCAACTTCTACGTAATCTGCAAGATAcccatttataaattattccAAGCCACAACCATTCTatctatttctttttaagCAGATACGTATATAAAATGATAGATTACAGAACTTTTTCTAACGAAGCTAAAAACAAaggttttttttcctttcaaGTTGATGCCAAACTCTCGTAAGGTAAACATATCTGCCATAatgtaaattatgtaaatgatGACTGCCGCTTTTAGTGGACACTTAAATACACCACTTAAAGTTTTAATAACTATTTTATGGCCGCGAAGAGAAATGCCCGGTGCACAGATGGGGGAATTGAATGCGAGTTTAATTTATAAGAAAGCCATTTGGCCAAGAGAGCAGCAGACCCCCATGTCGCACTCGATCATCGGCCTTAGCTCGGTTATTGATGGTCATACGGCGAGCTGCCCACATCCACAATTGATCTCTAGAAATCACCCTGAGGACTTCGGCAAAGATACATATACTATGCATTCATATGTGTATCTGAACTTTCATTATTCATTGCTTTGACAATTAGCGGATGCTAACGATGTTGCAATGAAGGCCTCGATTTGCGGATCGTGATCCGTCGCCGATGGATGAGTGGTGACGCACTTCGGACTTGGTTATTTCGGCTCCAGCATCCATGGGGTTTCCCAAGTGTGTGAGAAATCATTGGAAAAAACTGAAGACAACTTTGCATATCCGCCAAATTTGTGTTTTAACACAAACTCAGCGCGTTTCGCTGACGGGCAAAGAAAATCGGTTTTGTGCATCATTGAAAGCAAACATCaaacatataattttttttagcaaagtttttataaatttttttatactttttttgggggtgttttttgtttgtggggTGTAATTGTAAGATATAAACTGAAAGTGAAGCAGGCTTCGttcttaaaattttaaatttagcccCGTCTCTGTCCTGGGcactctctctatctctctcgctctcattGCCTGGCTGCAAGCGCttcttaatatttttaaacattgactttaaaaatacaaaattcgtgttctttttcttgttttgggGGGCTTTATACATTCTGCTACTATTTTTTACTCTAGgtaattttactttttataaaacaaatccGCGGTGCTACTCAATCTatgcttgttgtttttgttgctgttgttgatctggttgttgttgttatttatttattatgaaatatatagatttataaaGAATTGCATACACAATGGATGTTGTTCTTGGTATCTGCGGCCGCCGATCTTCGTGCTGGCCAAATCAATCTGAGATGTTCGTTTACAATTAGTCGTAGAGTCTCCATCGtcgtctccatctccatctcctcctccatctccatcctccatcttcatcttccTCTGCATCTTCctccgctgctgccgctcgaTGTTGGTGTGGATTTGGTATACATATGGGACTGCTGGCCAACTTAGTAGCCAGCCAACTCGGCGAATGTGGAGTCCATCTCGTCGGCCAGGGACTTGTACCTGTCCTTGTTGATGCCCAACTCGTCTGCGGAGTGCAAATTGTGATTTTGAAATGCGTTAGAAATGcgtttaaaaatatagttcttcaatcaaacaaaaaaacactcAAACTTCACactacacatatgtatgtacatagatatGTGTGCCAAGTTTATGGAGCTTTGATCGGGATTAGTGGCGCGCTGTTCTGGCAGGCGTTTCTAGATCTTTTGGGTTAGTCAGCGGTTCTGTGCGTGGGTTTCTCTGGGTGGGGGGCTATAGGGTGCTCTACAGGATCAGGCCATGATCTATCCAACCAATCGTTGCAGCAATCCTTGGCTCGGGCGGAAATGAGAGAGTCACTCGACCAAGGCTCGAAACGAAAGCCATTGAGTGATGTGTGGCTGGGTCTTTGGACTTTTACTGATGATCGACGagtagagagagagagagagagacagagagtcACAGACTGAGATAGAGTGCTAAGGCGAGACGGGTCAAGAGGTCATGCCACATCAAAACGGGTAAGAATCTGGCATACAAACAACAATATGTACATTGATAAATTCACCTGTATTAACTACAGTTGCAACTTGGTTTGGCTTGATCTGAACTTATTTTTTACAGTGTACTGGCGTAGGGAACtggttgtgtgggtgtggccacATTCAAGCGAGACTAAACAGATTATTTACAGTGTATAGAGAAGTGTGGCGTGTTGGGCTGGGTGGTAAATACACTGAAACTGTCGGGGAATCGTTccaaaaatagaaatatatatatatatatgtacatatatatagtaaactgTGTGTGGGATGTTCGGGATGTACTGAAAGTGTttgtcttcttttttttcgagggggaggggaaggtTTGGGTGGGGGGGAAAGGAATCTGTGTGAGTTctgtttgtgattttttttaatatccaGTAAGTTCGGCAAATGTCTGGTCCAAATCGTCGCAGATTGCTTTGTATTTTTCCTTCTCATTGAAGAGACGGTCTGCAAAaagcatttgtttgttgttcatttatacaaaatatatatagagataaTCAAAGTGGGCGAGAGCGAGATGTGTGGATGCGGAACGTCAATTAATGAAAGCAGCGTACTAAGTAcgattattaataaatatccTTATGGCGATAAATACAATGCGAGCATTAGTTGAAGCCACCGATCCGGCCGTTCGAGGCGAACCAGACCAGACCACTTCCTGTGGACAGCATCTCCGGTGTCCCGGGGAGAGATACCTCCTTTGGAAAATGGCTGAGTGGATGTGCCAGGGACACAAGGACTGGGATACATACCCTCTAGCCTGTCGACCTCCTTCTGCAGGCGCTTCACTTGCTTCTCGGCGTGCTCGGCGCGCTGCTCGGCCTCCTTCAACTTGATGGACAGGGTCTTCATCTCGCGCTTGAACTCCTCCACGCGCTGGTTGGCCTTCTCCTCGGACACCTCCAGGGACTTCAGGGAGTTGCCGACAACCTAGTTAGTTGGGACGAATGAATGCAATGAATATCGGTTTTGGAACAGGGGCCAGTGCAAGACCCACCTtgagctcctcctccagctccatgATCTTGGACTCGCCGGAGCGGACACGATCCTCAGCCACCTCCAGCTCGTCTTCAACGAAGGCCAGCTTGCGGGAGACCTCGTCGGACTTGGTATCGGCATCCTCAGCCAGCATGCGGGCCTCCTTCAGCTGGTTGGTCAGCTGGTCCATGCGCTCCTCATCCTGCTGGGAACGGTTCTCCAGCACCTTGCACATGCGGTTGTTCTCATCGGCCGACTGGGTGGCCTCCAGCAGCTTCTGTTGGGCGGTGGTCGAGCGCTCCTCGGACTTCTCCAGATCCTCCTCAATCTGTTGCACCTTGCGGTTCTGGGTGGCCACCTCGGACTCGGTGGCGGTCAGGagcttctccttctcctccagctcggTGTTggccttctccagctgctccttggcGGTGACCAGATCGATCTCCACCTGGACGAACTTCTTCTCCAGATCGCGCACCTCCTCGTTCAGTTTGTCGGCGCGGGAGTTGGCATCCTTGGCTTGGTTCTCGCAGGTGTCGGCCTTGTCGATGGCGTTATCCTTCTCAAGCTTCATCGCTTGCATCTTCTTCTTGATGGCGTCCatggtgtttgtgtttttgtttttgacttACAAGGgaagaaaactggaaaaaagCACTGTGCCAAAAGATACGAATGAGTAACTGAATCCTTTGTGACCATCTTTATTAGGGTTTCAGAATACAAACTGCTTTTGCgaaagcatttaatattttataatagtGTAATATGTTAGTTTAAGTAGTATTGGATAGTATCATTGTCAAAGTGTGgctaattcattttaattgtaatttgtacATAGCTCATCGTAAAGTTAGTTAGTTCTATTAAAAATCTTTTGAACttggaatatttttttgtctatacatttatttttttcctttcctgATACTTTCAGAAATTTTATGTTTCCGCTGCAAGACAAAATCGTCTTTTCAAAACGATCCAGGCGCATCCTATATGTTCGCTATAGGTacaattaaatacataaatatatgtacatatacccCGTGCATATGTGTTTGtgcaataaatttgaaaattaaatgtaaacacattttgtttggctaCGCCGCCGAGCATTCAAAAGATCTCACGTAATTTTCATCCTCCATTTTCAAAACGCCCACTCAGAGTATGAAGacgaatccgaatccggaTCCGTCGGTGAGCTATATGTTTATTTGCTGCACGATTCGGTGgggttaaaaataaactttatatgCTTTTGCATGTGAGAAAAAATATCCAGtccactcgcacacacacgcatcgGAGAAATGCTTTTTTGGACATTGTGTGCTAAATGTAATTCTAGAGTTTCCCCCTATTATTTCGAAATGTCGAAACACCGCGCACATATAGCTCGCCAGCGATTGCAATTTGAAAAGTATTCAATTCTTTGGGGTCACTTGGTGCGTGGgcgtattcgtattcgtattcttATTTGTATTCTATTCGTATAcctattcgtattcgtattcgtattcgtgtATATGTTGCTTCCACACAAAGTGGGGCAAAGTCATTTATGTTGTAGTTGGCGATCTTTTGGAGGTCTTTCCGAATCGATGCTCATGTGTGTTTTGCTCCTAAAATGTTCATCATATGGACAAAGTTTAAAAGGTGATTTAAGAGGTGTAAAGCATTTCCTCTATGATGAATTTGAACAACCTATAATATATGCTATAAAAAAGGCTGAGTAGCAATTTTCTTGGCCCCCCATTAAAATGGTTGATGCTTGCCAAAAGTACTTAGATTGTCAATCAGTTTGAATATGTATCTTAAAGATAGCAAACTTTGTGGCCTTCGAAAGCATTCACGAATGGCAAGAATACTTGTTCTAAAATCCCCAATTTTGTGTGGGTGGCTATGccatgcatatacatatgtattccCAGATAGATACGATATGTATCCACATCTGGGAATCGTCTACGTCtctaatatttcaatattccAAAATATCTCTCTCGAAAACAATCTCAAGGATAAATACCTACAGTTCTCGACTGCCTTCGTTTTCTGAGATCGTGGAAAGCTAGATAGCTAGACGGAAAAGCTTTTTCGTATAAGTTTCAGGCagagttaaaaataaatgcgtatgagtgtgtgtgtgtgtgtgtgacaggCAGGTGTCTGTCTGCAGttaattttaagaattttCTTCGAGGAAAACTTTATCGGCCGAGTAGccgagtgtatgtgtgt is a window encoding:
- the LOC122620571 gene encoding LOW QUALITY PROTEIN: protein AF-9 (The sequence of the model RefSeq protein was modified relative to this genomic sequence to represent the inferred CDS: substituted 2 bases at 2 genomic stop codons), which translates into the protein MAVKVQFEIGHTSKLRSKKTPHPQAFTHDWEIYVQGVNKADISAFVEKVVFLLHESFPKPKRVVKEPPYAIHESGYAGFLLPVEIYFRNRDEPKRIVYQYDLVLQSRSYWXTMQYDLVLQSTGPPQHHVEVKTHIFEAPSEEFRTKLMRGGGVPVFGANIGAGSLARTLSPSVGSGETSHSNEMAGVKAKGVPGTISMNVDSNTGKKHKSRSEDPGKSNAFSALFGPPITKTTVMANNMAQVPVSKHSPEAKTAGVGGKGGFHEGREKASKDRDKSSGGDKPREKDKKDRHGRDKDRKSSKSGDGKHERDKEKSKKDKSRDKEREREQSSGNTPSASALTVSTSVGTAGGLVKHTASPKPGKPNEMGAPSPKKTANDLSVGAAAPASRSKERDEHKSVKSESKDKERSSSKKSKKEKKDKDKERDRDKQRDESKDKRMPKEERSGQSDSPAAGNLQSAHLQQQSQVASTGKATPTSVGSNSSSSMVSSSGKQKEEATGKHSEKGADSKGDKTTSNGNATDTKKSHKHKKKDKSKDKERERNDRDKDKDKERDKDKLKEREKDKQHLTGSEKSSAVEPLAKIEGASPATEGGAPDKTLASATASSGSKKEKHKKSKEKSSGKDEKRQRETGDKQADPKHTGKQQSQSGQTQNKTPSNLDLSDMDSAQSAPDLAATNALAAAAAATLQHSDSSNSSFPDLPARSSSQQKPTKGTTASGKEAKSAGKEHKGKSKQSDKNLEKNSDKIEKPDKTPDPKLEKSEKSEKEEKKRNRRSSQSSNSGSGAGVAGAFIEPPVKASKKEQSKAAGEKSKSPSLRPARETNSTGTGAGTPNAGSGFLAPPSSSPSNNHSAAIAASLNNNNNINNTNSNSSHSPGELLTPGQLQLPTEYLSELQELHHKIMTLQDNEELQQVVEMIAATGCYEITHKTFDFDLCKLDRGTVQRLQEFLATSVSXHSLTSAPGPALYS
- the LOC122619924 gene encoding tropomyosin-2 isoform X2; translation: MDAIKKKMQAMKLEKDNAIDKADTCENQAKDANSRADKLNEEVRDLEKKFVQVEIDLVTAKEQLEKANTELEEKEKLLTATESEVATQNRKVQQIEEDLEKSEERSTTAQQKLLEATQSADENNRMCKVLENRSQQDEERMDQLTNQLKEARMLAEDADTKSDEVSRKLAFVEDELEVAEDRVRSGESKIMELEEELKVVGNSLKSLEVSEEKANQRVEEFKREMKTLSIKLKEAEQRAEHAEKQVKRLQKEVDRLEDRLFNEKEKYKAICDDLDQTFAELTGY
- the LOC122621818 gene encoding uncharacterized protein LOC122621818; the encoded protein is MPPAGQQLRLTALVYLALGIALLCNGSDGETRQKYANESLAVTDVDDPSPVWSQFLEDYVLSQGSSSSGSQRKSKDLPYMGGDMGVSGPLSYHSSAYKRPGNNIFITRRIGEAVELEPHLRKPVESQSPIVNPQFRPMTNQMLHQQHQQMQQQQQQQHQQQQLQQRQQPGFLQQLFGIGGSGGSGTGGVNPTQQHVRPVPLQQQQVQQIPQQHPQQQHLVGGQPTTFRAVSENDLYLLGAIEKLVYRVDYLESRVRRSEQLIYYLMAGNNQKEVKDPCPANFTRISDNCYYINSQQQVNWKTANSACKGLNSHLAEFERVSENEEIMAYLLNQPAHRGRDYWLGGLNPGLLWIWSNSAKPVNPNMNLTSIAMAQKGENATAANLVDSSEQAAEEQAAGEDVLNNTVQIEGKGRCLRLSYNAGKHSYVYYGQECTSRHYYICEHEDKTLDNKIKKITRELKLFE
- the LOC122620449 gene encoding uncharacterized protein LOC122620449; this translates as MPPENYHCHNRVIKMKFIAILFLLCTIVGFAAASTGTTTTTEALSSTSTTASSAPSPVPCGNGPQGPCGKKLYFFY
- the LOC122619924 gene encoding tropomyosin-2 isoform X1 produces the protein MDAIKKKMQAMKLEKDNAIDKADTCENQAKDANSRADKLNEEVRDLEKKFVQVEIDLVTAKEQLEKANTELEEKEKLLTATESEVATQNRKVQQIEEDLEKSEERSTTAQQKLLEATQSADENNRMCKVLENRSQQDEERMDQLTNQLKEARMLAEDADTKSDEVSRKLAFVEDELEVAEDRVRSGESKIMELEEELKVVGNSLKSLEVSEEKANQRVEEFKREMKTLSIKLKEAEQRAEHAEKQVKRLQKEVDRLEDELGINKDRYKSLADEMDSTFAELAGY
- the LOC122620448 gene encoding uncharacterized protein LOC122620448; amino-acid sequence: MMTTDFAGSQFVSSNPNASCSASRWLTEEVFKLIEIVQRDEAIYNPRHKYYFCRPYVENFWREVDLKLEKNPGASLAKWTNLRISFRREYTNYLEEKVPPCWSYFDRMFFLHPYLRKKHQQPKSLDTQVQDALAHLSNLSSRMQRERSVTIPGSSSIGGQPTPSAHQSPPAQQLDNYLDYFDEAEHNNSELDDIMEEEQQRNIRFHSQLDGNDIKSECEEPADDYEQEAHEPEDDEQEDPDLHKMAPTSSSSSAEAQRRYANQHSHASRMHSGRLQMRSYHDEMRGAIRPRSQELQAPTAAVAGVNYSAQPIAHPNISFVRPTFSKPVDLVSTTTHAGGAGVPGTTGLTEAELPAPSTAAVSTPMAPSSSVSASSSSSYLSQRHGHSHVHGGHPQVPPSALPVRLEANNPSSGSVSNGGAELCDCKTDPDAMFLMSLLPDIQKLNGRDRGKIKIAFQNILQDYLYPD